From the genome of Triticum aestivum cultivar Chinese Spring chromosome 3B, IWGSC CS RefSeq v2.1, whole genome shotgun sequence, one region includes:
- the LOC123068542 gene encoding uncharacterized protein has translation MVRELLAVLVRAALQWALASLLLANGAAFCLIAAAASSLRLGPPCLLCARVHRLLCPSSSGDAGCSQEEDDAFRRLLCDAHVAAIARLGAQETEQPACSPSDHVHTGTKYDSDKSRGLESQRVVSIGSEICEQDRGADDDQPRATNLSVLRRTSSTDSGEGPYVSLFELAPLVALPEDTLPDYDAKEAPHGHGHGTAKTEHDESASPSAAAGGEQALTVSGLVAALRAQRRELEAARAELHGERRARAELEEQGELDREAARVAMQLVHETETEKHELQQQLDAFRVRVQLHGHEAAAASLDADCSAPPANRLGRRLSRDGDGELVGLEDEAGWSENKNYQSLVDFLPGSVYSSSPDLANLLRLYTEGNGNGARRPKEGDITEEEEEEVVVVAVTAAAVSGFDGVDGEEATSTAAAAAAAASVFDESGSDHVGADLAQDEAAVMRA, from the exons ATGGTCCGCGAGCTCCTGGCCGTGCTGGTGCGCGCGGCGCTGCAGTGGGCGCTGGCGTCGCTGCTCCTCGCCAACGGCGCCGCCTTCTGCCTCATCGCCGCCGCGGCCTCCTCGCTCCGCCTCGGCCCGCCCTGCCTCCTCTGCGCTCGCGTCCACCGCCTGCTCTGCCCCTCCTCCTCTGGCGACGCCGGTTGCAGCCAAGAAGAAGACGACGCCTTCCGCCGCCTGCTCTGCGACGCTCACGTCGCCGCCATCGCGCGCTTAGGCGCACAAGAAACAGAGCAGCCGGCGTGCTCTCCTTCTGATCACGTCCACACAGGGACGAAATATGACTCAGATAAATCTCGAG GTCTAGAGTCTCAACGCGTCGTCTCCATCGGTAGCGAGATCTGCGAGCAAGATCGTGGCGCCGACGACGACCAACCCCGTGCCACCAACCTCAGCGTCCTCCGAAGAACGTCGAGCACCGACAGCGGCGAAGGCCCGTACGTATCCCTATTCGAGCTCGCTCCCCTCGTCGCCCTCCCGGAAGACACCCTGCCGGATTACGATGCCAAAGAAGCACCTCACGGCCACGGGCACGGGACGGCGAAGACGGAGCACGACGAGAGCGCGTCCCCGAGCGCCGCGGCAGGCGGCGAGCAGGCGCTGACCGTGAGCGGCCTCGTGGCCGCCCTCCGCGCCCAGCggagggagctggaggcggcgcgcGCGGAGCTGCACGGCGAGCGGCGCGCCAGGGCGGAGCTGGAGGAGCAGGGCGAGCTGGACCGGGAGGCGGCGCGGGTGGCCATGCAGCTCGTCcacgagacggagacggagaagcaCGAGCTGCAGCAGCAGCTCGACGCGTTCAGAGTCAGGGTCCAGCTCCACGGCcacgaggccgccgccgcctccttggaCGCGGACTGCTCTGCTCCTCCGGCCAACCGGCTCGGGCGCCGGCTGAGCCGCGACGGTGATGGTGAACTGGTGGGCCTGGAAGACGAGGCGGGCTGGAGCGAGAACAAGAACTACCAGTCGCTGGTGGACTTCCTGCCGGGCTCGGTCTACTCCTCGTCGCCGGACCTGGCCAACCTGCTGAGGCTCTACACGGAAGGCAATGGCAATGGCGCTCGTCGGCCGAAAGAGGGTGATatcactgaggaggaggaagaggaggtcgtcgtcgtcgccgtcacgGCCGCAGCTGTTTCCGGTTTCGACGGAGTGGACGGTGAGGAGGCCACtagcactgctgctgctgctgctgcagctgctTCCGTTTTCGACGAAAGTGGTAGCGACCACGTCGGAGCAGATCTTGCACAAGACGAAGCAGCAGTAATGCGTGCATGA
- the LOC123064704 gene encoding BTB/POZ and MATH domain-containing protein 2-like, with the protein MSSSIKPMSALVSALRSAGRQHITASTVAAREPVTGSHVFRIHGYKQVRKTVPNGTAVESPTFDVGGHRWKVQCYPNGDRKEADGSTSIFLTSLGDATAEFKLSVLDHHGEPSVNGAVQQQRYSANRYWGWIKFLDKENLNHSKHLEDDCLTVLCDVTVDPGLRAEAEVAAAPPFDLRGQLAEALWNKHPADVTVHVGGETLAAHRWVLEARSAVFKADLEGNATGELRVDDMDAEVFKTLLQFMYTDSPPQLDTMAEADNQLPNQQLDQAEATSKAERLLVAADRHGLEDLKIACAKALRPRVDMGSVAAMLSLAERHGCAVLKEACMDFLSCPGNLKSFMATDGFEQLRASCPSAALDLVIKQLP; encoded by the coding sequence ATGTCTTCGTCGATCAAGCCAATGTCGGCGCTGGTGTCCGCCCTGCGCAGCGCCGGGCGGCAGCACATCACCGCGTCCACCGTCGCCGCGAGGGAGCCGGTCACCGGCTCCCACGTCTTCCGGATCCACGGCTACAAGCAGGTGAGGAAAACGGTCCCCAACGGCACGGCGGTCGAGTCACCCACGTTCGACGTCGGCGGCCACCGCTGGAAAGTACAGTGCTACCCGAACGGCGACCGCAAAGAGGCCGACGGCTCCACGTCCATCTTCCTTACCAGCCTCGGCGACGCCACGGCAGAGTTCAAGCTTAGCGTGCTCGACCACCACGGGGAGCCCTCGGTGAATGGAGCCGTGCAGCAGCAACGCTACTCGGCTAATCGCTACTGGGGCTGGATAAAGTTCCTCGACAAGGAAAATCTCAACCATAGTAAGCATCTTGAGGATGATTGCCTCACTGTCCTTTGCGACGTCACCGTCGACCCCGGGCTGCGCGCGGAagccgaggtggcggcggcgccgccgtTCGACCTGCGCGGGCAGCTCGCGGAAGCCCTCTGGAACAAGCACCCAGCGGACGTGACGGTCCACGTCGGCGGCGAAACCTTGGCCGCGCACCGGTGGGTGCTGGAGGCCCGGTCCGCCGTCTTCAAAGCGGACCTCGAGGGCAACGCCACCGGCGAGCTACGTGTCGACGACATGGACGCGGAGGTGTTCAAGACCCTGCTCCAGTTCATGTACACGGACAGCCCGCCGCAGCTCGATACAATGGCGGAGGCGGACAACCAACTTCCGAACCAGCAACTCGATCAGGCCGAGGCAACGTCGAAGGCGGAGCGGCTGCTCGTGGCGGCGGACAGGCACGGGCTGGAGGACCTGAAGATCGCCTGCGCCAAGGCGCTGCGGCCGCGCGTGGACATGGGCTCTGTGGCCGCCATGCTGTCGCTGGCTGAGCGGCATGGCTGCGCCGTGCTCAAGGAGGCGTGCATGGACTTCCTCTCTTGTCCCGGTAATCTGAAATCCTTCATGGCCACCGATGGATTTGAGCAGCTCAGGGCAAGCTGCCCTTCTGCCGCGCTGGATCTCGTCATTAAGCAGCTCCCGTGA